In Bacillus toyonensis BCT-7112, a single window of DNA contains:
- a CDS encoding methionine ABC transporter ATP-binding protein has translation MILLENVKKIYKAKSGDVTAVDNANLKIEKGEIFGVIGYSGAGKSSLIRLFNQLEKPTSGQITIANRVISAITGSELRKARQEIGMIFQHFNLLWSRTVRENIAFPLEIAGVDKEKRRKRVDELIHLVGLEGRGDAYPSQLSGGQKQRVGIARALANNPQVLLCDEATSALDPETTDQILDLLLDINKRLGLTIVLITHEMHVIRKICNRVAVMEKGKIVETGPVLDVFRNPQQDITKRFVQQLTDSEDTNETIESLIEKYPDGKVIRLQFVGEAVERPVLQRLMQRSDIEVSILQGNIAQTNNGSYGSLVVHLNGEETAIQQAIEGIHQDQVELEVIAHG, from the coding sequence ATGATCTTATTAGAAAATGTAAAGAAAATATATAAGGCAAAAAGCGGTGATGTCACTGCTGTAGATAACGCCAATTTAAAAATAGAAAAAGGCGAAATATTTGGTGTTATCGGATATAGTGGTGCTGGGAAAAGTTCTTTAATAAGGCTGTTTAATCAGTTAGAGAAACCAACTTCTGGCCAAATTACAATTGCAAATCGTGTCATTTCAGCAATTACAGGAAGTGAACTTCGTAAGGCAAGGCAAGAAATTGGAATGATTTTTCAGCACTTCAACTTACTTTGGTCACGAACTGTACGCGAAAATATCGCATTTCCACTTGAGATTGCAGGTGTTGATAAGGAGAAGAGAAGAAAACGTGTTGATGAGTTAATTCATCTCGTTGGATTAGAAGGAAGAGGAGACGCGTATCCATCCCAGTTAAGTGGTGGACAAAAGCAACGTGTTGGGATTGCTAGAGCGTTAGCTAACAACCCACAAGTGCTTTTATGTGATGAAGCAACGTCAGCACTGGATCCGGAAACGACAGATCAAATTTTAGATTTACTACTTGATATTAATAAGCGTCTCGGTTTAACAATTGTATTGATTACACATGAGATGCACGTAATTCGAAAGATTTGTAATCGTGTTGCGGTAATGGAGAAAGGGAAAATCGTAGAAACAGGTCCAGTACTTGACGTATTCCGTAATCCACAGCAAGACATTACGAAACGCTTTGTACAGCAGTTAACAGATTCTGAAGATACAAACGAAACAATTGAAAGTTTAATTGAAAAATATCCAGATGGCAAAGTAATTCGCTTGCAGTTTGTCGGCGAGGCTGTAGAAAGACCAGTACTTCAAAGATTAATGCAACGCAGTGATATAGAAGTTAGCATTTTGCAAGGAAATATCGCACAAACGAATAACGGTTCTTACGGAAGTTTAGTTGTTCATTTAAATGGTGAGGAAACAGCAATCCAGCAAGCGATAGAGGGAATACATCAAGA
- a CDS encoding thioredoxin family protein yields MIEVIDWTGAEATALIENEEKTVLYVYTPMCGTCQLAKKMLTVVEMTIEELKIGMLDLNYAPHLAKEYGIESVPCLLVFENGTLMKKIYAFHSVEYLYTELK; encoded by the coding sequence ATGATAGAAGTGATTGACTGGACAGGAGCCGAAGCTACAGCCCTAATAGAGAATGAAGAAAAAACAGTGCTATATGTATATACACCGATGTGTGGAACATGCCAATTAGCAAAGAAGATGTTAACGGTTGTCGAGATGACGATTGAAGAGTTGAAAATTGGAATGTTAGATTTAAATTATGCTCCGCATTTAGCGAAAGAGTATGGAATCGAAAGTGTGCCTTGTTTACTTGTTTTTGAAAATGGGACACTCATGAAGAAGATATATGCATTTCATTCGGTTGAATATTTATATACGGAATTAAAGTAG
- a CDS encoding toprim domain-containing protein has protein sequence MIYVEKVIIVEGKSDRRKIESIIREPVEIVCTNGTIGLSKMDELIDQFFDKDVYVLVDADDAGEKLRKQFRKEFPQAEHIYIDRSYREVATAPSSHLANVLWGADIDVYTEYLR, from the coding sequence ATGATTTATGTAGAAAAAGTCATTATTGTAGAAGGTAAATCAGACAGAAGAAAGATTGAATCTATTATTCGTGAACCGGTGGAAATTGTTTGTACAAATGGTACAATTGGTTTGTCGAAAATGGATGAGCTCATTGATCAGTTTTTTGATAAGGACGTATATGTGCTAGTGGATGCTGATGATGCAGGAGAAAAGTTAAGGAAACAGTTTCGAAAAGAATTTCCGCAAGCAGAGCATATTTATATTGATCGCTCGTACCGAGAAGTGGCGACTGCACCTTCTTCACATTTAGCAAATGTATTATGGGGAGCTGACATTGACGTTTATACAGAATATTTACGGTAA
- the gcvH gene encoding glycine cleavage system protein GcvH: MSIPNNLRYSEEHEWVKTEGNEVVIGITHFAQGELGDIVFVELPEVGATIEADEPFGSVESVKTVSELYAPVSGKVVAVNEELSDQPELVNESPYEGAWMVKVELSDASQVEKLLTAEKYAEMTNQD; encoded by the coding sequence ATGAGCATTCCAAATAATTTACGTTACTCTGAAGAACACGAATGGGTAAAAACTGAAGGTAATGAAGTTGTAATCGGTATTACTCACTTTGCACAAGGTGAGCTAGGCGATATCGTATTCGTTGAACTTCCTGAAGTAGGTGCAACAATCGAAGCTGACGAGCCATTCGGAAGCGTAGAATCTGTTAAAACAGTTTCTGAATTATACGCACCTGTAAGCGGTAAAGTTGTAGCAGTAAACGAAGAATTAAGTGACCAACCAGAACTTGTAAACGAATCTCCATACGAGGGTGCATGGATGGTTAAAGTTGAACTTTCTGATGCAAGCCAAGTTGAGAAGTTATTAACTGCAGAAAAATATGCAGAAATGACAAACCAAGACTAA
- a CDS encoding arsenate reductase family protein, with protein MTVTFYSYPKCGTCQKAKKWFEANDVAYEMIHIVENPPSKEDVRNLHVKSELPLKKFFNTSGMRYRELGLKDKLKDASEDEMYELLASDGMLIKRPIVTDGTNVTLGFNEEQFESVWKKYQ; from the coding sequence ATGACAGTAACATTTTATTCATATCCAAAGTGTGGCACATGTCAAAAGGCAAAGAAATGGTTTGAGGCAAACGATGTAGCATATGAGATGATTCATATTGTTGAAAATCCACCGTCAAAAGAAGATGTACGTAATTTACATGTAAAAAGTGAATTACCATTAAAAAAATTCTTTAATACAAGTGGAATGCGTTACCGCGAACTTGGTCTAAAAGATAAGTTGAAAGATGCAAGCGAAGACGAAATGTATGAGCTTTTAGCATCTGATGGCATGTTGATTAAACGTCCAATTGTAACAGATGGAACGAATGTAACACTTGGTTTTAACGAAGAGCAGTTTGAAAGTGTGTGGAAAAAGTACCAATAA
- a CDS encoding phosphatase PAP2 family protein has product MKKFKLSSFLPLSYILLLVLVSPLYDVLNKSTVHAVDVTTVVDDWIPFVKAFIIPYLLWFPYLYGALIYYCFADRKQYYVTLSSVILGKLACFSIYYFWQTTVPRPTVVGTDVFSELVRYIYSIDQPVNCFPSIHVLTTFVIMLAAFKRREQHAFEYYILTFFGTLIILSTLFTKQHAFVDAVSGMTLASILYFGVQLLLAKETVRIPVKQNHKM; this is encoded by the coding sequence ATGAAGAAATTTAAACTTTCATCTTTTCTTCCGTTAAGTTATATACTTCTACTCGTACTCGTAAGTCCCCTTTACGACGTATTAAATAAATCAACTGTTCACGCAGTAGATGTCACAACTGTAGTAGATGATTGGATTCCATTTGTAAAAGCATTTATTATTCCTTATTTACTTTGGTTTCCTTACTTATACGGCGCACTTATTTATTACTGCTTTGCTGATCGAAAGCAATATTACGTTACTTTAAGTAGTGTAATTCTTGGCAAACTTGCTTGTTTTTCTATTTATTATTTTTGGCAGACAACTGTACCACGTCCAACTGTCGTTGGAACAGACGTATTTTCTGAACTAGTTCGCTATATTTATAGTATTGATCAACCGGTAAACTGTTTCCCTAGCATTCACGTTCTTACGACATTTGTAATTATGTTAGCTGCCTTTAAGCGTAGAGAGCAACATGCTTTTGAATATTATATCCTTACTTTCTTCGGTACACTTATCATTTTATCAACACTATTTACGAAGCAACATGCATTTGTAGATGCTGTTTCTGGAATGACGCTCGCGAGTATATTATACTTCGGCGTTCAGCTCTTATTAGCAAAAGAAACAGTACGCATTCCAGTAAAACAAAATCATAAGATGTAA
- a CDS encoding PTS transporter subunit IIC, giving the protein MKEYIMSRVFKASAGIAQGIFVSLGIGLLIENIGRIVDIPLLITIGVVAKSLMAPAIGAGIAFMLGANGLVIFSAMVAGAIGAGSISITEAGLIIKTGEPIGALLTATLAVYIGKRLSGKTALDMMLVPFAAILGSGLVGIWLSHNITPVLNTVGAFIKDSSAGSPFIASIVIAVVWGLLLISPASSAALAIALSLDGVAGGAALAGCVAQFIGFSVISAKENNLGGILAQALCTPKVQLPNITKNPMILVPTVVASAIVGPVSALIFQLEAGKEIAGLGLSSLIAPINLISSQGWGVLPAMAITYIIIPVAVSYILYIALKKAGRIHSGDMTVPQS; this is encoded by the coding sequence ATGAAGGAATATATAATGTCTCGTGTATTTAAAGCATCTGCTGGAATCGCACAAGGTATTTTCGTATCCCTCGGAATTGGTTTACTGATCGAAAATATAGGAAGAATTGTTGATATTCCATTACTTATTACAATCGGAGTTGTTGCAAAATCACTTATGGCACCAGCCATTGGTGCCGGCATTGCTTTTATGCTCGGTGCAAACGGTCTTGTTATCTTTTCAGCGATGGTAGCTGGAGCGATTGGTGCCGGATCCATTTCAATTACTGAAGCGGGTCTAATCATTAAAACAGGTGAGCCAATCGGTGCATTATTAACAGCAACTTTAGCTGTATATATCGGTAAACGTTTAAGTGGAAAAACTGCGTTAGATATGATGCTCGTTCCATTTGCGGCCATATTAGGTTCTGGTTTAGTTGGTATTTGGTTATCTCATAATATTACTCCTGTTTTAAATACAGTTGGAGCATTTATTAAAGATAGTTCAGCTGGTAGCCCGTTTATCGCTTCTATCGTCATTGCAGTAGTTTGGGGGCTATTACTTATCTCTCCAGCTTCATCAGCTGCATTAGCGATCGCACTTAGCTTAGATGGCGTTGCAGGTGGTGCAGCTCTAGCAGGATGCGTTGCTCAGTTTATCGGATTCTCTGTAATCTCAGCGAAAGAAAATAATTTAGGTGGCATATTAGCTCAGGCGCTTTGTACTCCGAAAGTACAGTTGCCAAACATTACTAAAAATCCAATGATTCTCGTCCCGACTGTCGTCGCTAGTGCGATAGTCGGCCCAGTATCGGCATTAATTTTCCAATTAGAAGCAGGGAAAGAAATCGCTGGTCTTGGATTAAGTTCTCTTATCGCACCAATTAATTTAATTTCCAGTCAAGGATGGGGAGTTCTTCCAGCTATGGCAATCACTTATATCATCATTCCAGTAGCTGTTTCTTATATACTTTACATTGCTCTTAAAAAAGCAGGTCGTATTCATTCTGGTGATATGACTGTACCGCAATCTTAA